From Methanosphaera cuniculi, one genomic window encodes:
- a CDS encoding STT3 domain-containing protein, translating to MNSKEVLKKAAPFIIVILLMVTLFAIRAETVNIGGIQNESLKALYEDDNGMPYFTEIDSYYNFRLTENYLETGHLGDTIVNGTDWDSLSTSPDGRAADYQPVIIVLTAFVYKFLNIFTSVSLVQVAYWIGPFIGTLAVIPAYFIVRRATGNDWGAIVAGVIAGAAPAYFSHTYGGFFDTDMFNILLPLLIVLFLIEAVYATKPVWKAVYAAISSVFLALFSLAWSGYTYMVLLTVGTLILYYLASYIMDRHDGKDLSNKKQWFKNNPVTIPAIVFIILTIILLAITVGGSMFESITSVVSLSTSLQSATAGTAYPNVYVSVGEMQVPQVIDIANQSGGVFGLLYALAGLVLFVALLWKKPVTKKQQIEDQPKEIKTKKRVGGKSYTPKTKKQEEEVQEIVEKQFVPGKIEWTEKQQYDNLFLFVLLLLWIVGIAIMLTQGTRFIEQFAVPVSLLSGLFVGYIIKDIDLKTEQYKYVAIIGLIVVLLAAVPPLVSDHTVSSQSVGSTNDDMYNTLTWIKANTPQDTVLASWWDYGHLFTQVADRQVVFDGGSQNNMRAYWIGNALQTSNEDLSAGILRMLANSGEEASNTLDLYTHNTTKTVEVLNKILPMDRNQANAELTGPVGLSQQEANAVLDKTHPAQTKPVDLILSSDMLSKAAWWSYFGTWNFQNQTSTHYSYYPANVQAEQINGKTFILGMDNGVVGVSSSNTNETEGVPMLFAYVDQSKLNKSLNMSTTEDKERMEKELTDGTGNELLKPHKLIYIENNQLSERIVNNNSNMSLIVYNNGGGSYFTVLYDSYLDNAVFTKLYLESGMNTTRFNLTHTEPGISVWNVFEYPTGNTNQAQAVVNKTNNTNTT from the coding sequence ATGAACAGTAAAGAAGTATTAAAAAAAGCTGCACCTTTTATTATTGTTATTCTACTTATGGTTACACTTTTTGCAATTCGTGCAGAGACTGTTAATATTGGTGGAATTCAAAATGAAAGTCTTAAAGCTTTATATGAAGACGACAACGGAATGCCATATTTCACAGAGATAGACTCATATTATAACTTTAGGTTAACAGAGAATTATTTAGAAACAGGGCATTTAGGAGATACAATTGTTAATGGTACTGATTGGGATTCACTTTCAACGTCCCCTGATGGGCGTGCGGCTGACTATCAACCTGTAATTATAGTATTAACAGCTTTTGTTTACAAATTCCTTAATATTTTCACATCAGTTTCACTTGTACAAGTTGCATACTGGATTGGACCATTTATTGGTACACTTGCAGTAATTCCAGCATATTTCATAGTACGTCGTGCAACTGGTAATGACTGGGGAGCTATTGTTGCAGGTGTTATTGCAGGAGCTGCTCCTGCATATTTCTCACACACATACGGTGGTTTCTTTGATACAGATATGTTCAACATACTGCTTCCGCTTCTTATAGTGTTATTCTTAATAGAAGCAGTATATGCCACAAAACCTGTGTGGAAGGCAGTTTATGCTGCAATTTCATCCGTATTCCTTGCATTGTTTTCACTTGCATGGAGTGGATACACCTATATGGTATTATTAACTGTAGGAACATTGATTCTTTATTATCTTGCAAGTTATATTATGGATCGGCATGATGGTAAGGATCTTTCAAATAAAAAGCAATGGTTTAAAAATAATCCGGTTACAATACCAGCGATTGTATTTATTATATTAACCATTATTCTACTCGCAATTACTGTTGGTGGCTCAATGTTTGAGTCAATAACATCTGTAGTAAGCTTATCAACATCACTTCAAAGTGCAACAGCAGGTACAGCATATCCTAACGTATATGTATCTGTAGGTGAGATGCAAGTACCACAAGTAATTGATATTGCAAACCAGAGTGGTGGAGTCTTTGGACTTTTATATGCTCTTGCAGGATTAGTTCTATTTGTTGCTTTACTCTGGAAAAAACCAGTTACAAAAAAACAACAAATAGAAGATCAACCAAAAGAAATTAAAACTAAAAAACGAGTAGGAGGAAAATCTTACACTCCTAAAACTAAAAAACAAGAAGAAGAAGTTCAGGAAATTGTTGAAAAACAATTCGTACCTGGAAAAATTGAATGGACTGAAAAACAACAATATGATAACCTTTTCCTATTTGTACTATTACTATTATGGATTGTAGGTATAGCTATAATGCTAACACAAGGTACAAGGTTTATAGAACAATTTGCAGTTCCTGTATCATTACTTTCAGGACTATTTGTAGGATATATAATTAAGGATATTGATCTTAAAACAGAACAATACAAATATGTTGCAATAATTGGACTTATTGTTGTATTACTTGCAGCAGTTCCACCTCTTGTTTCAGATCATACAGTATCATCACAATCTGTAGGAAGTACAAATGATGATATGTATAATACCCTAACATGGATTAAAGCAAACACACCACAAGATACAGTACTTGCATCTTGGTGGGATTACGGTCACCTCTTTACACAAGTAGCTGATCGTCAAGTAGTATTTGATGGAGGTTCACAGAACAACATGCGTGCATACTGGATAGGTAATGCACTTCAGACAAGTAATGAGGATCTCTCCGCAGGTATTTTAAGAATGCTTGCAAATAGTGGAGAAGAAGCATCAAATACATTAGATTTATACACACACAACACAACAAAAACAGTAGAAGTATTAAATAAAATACTACCTATGGATAGAAATCAAGCAAATGCAGAGTTAACAGGACCTGTAGGCTTATCACAACAAGAAGCAAATGCAGTTCTTGACAAAACACATCCTGCACAAACAAAACCAGTTGACTTAATATTAAGTTCAGATATGCTTTCAAAAGCAGCATGGTGGTCATACTTTGGAACATGGAACTTCCAAAACCAAACATCCACACACTACTCATACTACCCAGCAAATGTTCAAGCAGAACAAATAAATGGTAAAACATTTATCCTTGGAATGGACAATGGTGTAGTAGGTGTTTCATCATCAAATACAAATGAAACAGAAGGAGTACCAATGCTCTTTGCATATGTTGATCAAAGTAAACTTAATAAGTCACTTAACATGTCAACCACTGAAGATAAAGAAAGAATGGAAAAAGAATTAACAGATGGAACAGGTAATGAGTTACTTAAACCACATAAACTAATATACATAGAAAACAATCAACTTTCAGAAAGAATAGTAAATAACAACAGTAACATGTCACTTATTGTATATAACAATGGTGGAGGATCATACTTCACAGTTCTATATGATTCATATCTTGATAATGCTGTATTTACCAAACTATATCTTGAAAGTGGAATGAACACAACAAGGTTTAACCTAACACATACAGAACCTGGTATAAGTGTATGGAATGTATTTGAATACCCAACAGGTAATACAAACCAAGCACAAGCAGTTGTTAATAAGACAAACAATACAAACACGACGTAA
- the radB gene encoding DNA repair and recombination protein RadB, producing MKTLSDLKKATLIPTNSSFDILLGGGIEKGCVTQFYGPPGCGKTNIALKILYEATKDGKKAIYMDTEGGISLERIEQIAGLDFDKIVNNIYLLEPKTFDEQFLQIKQIKEVLENDSDIDILIIDSIVALYRIEDGDPTEINKRLGKLMSDLLILSREYDIAVVITNQIYSPFDSDDLIVEPIGGTVLKYWSKVIVEIQKDLISNMRSATLKRHKTKPADSVINFEIVDTGIT from the coding sequence TTGAAAACACTTTCAGACCTAAAAAAGGCAACACTCATTCCTACAAATTCATCATTTGATATACTTCTTGGTGGAGGAATAGAAAAAGGGTGTGTAACACAATTTTATGGACCACCAGGATGTGGAAAAACAAATATTGCACTGAAAATATTATATGAAGCCACAAAAGATGGTAAAAAAGCCATATACATGGATACTGAAGGTGGAATTTCACTTGAAAGAATCGAACAAATAGCAGGACTTGACTTTGATAAAATAGTAAATAACATTTACTTACTTGAACCTAAAACATTTGATGAACAATTTCTTCAAATAAAACAGATAAAAGAAGTACTTGAAAATGACTCTGATATTGACATTTTAATAATAGATTCTATCGTAGCATTATATCGTATAGAAGATGGAGATCCAACTGAGATAAATAAACGTCTTGGAAAACTAATGTCAGATTTACTAATACTAAGTCGAGAATATGACATAGCTGTAGTAATTACAAATCAAATCTACTCACCATTTGACTCAGATGATCTTATTGTTGAACCAATTGGTGGAACAGTACTAAAATACTGGAGTAAAGTAATTGTAGAAATACAAAAAGATTTAATATCAAACATGAGATCAGCCACACTAAAACGACATAAAACAAAACCGGCGGATTCTGTGATAAACTTTGAAATAGTAGATACGGGAATAACATAA
- a CDS encoding pyridoxal phosphate-dependent aminotransferase has protein sequence MVFKKKEKKVPKGFNSVNEFFDYLYKKEDLIWMGQNTNHLQKVEAIEDALIEASHKRDYCKYPPPEGFPELKQLILEDLGLDENIFDVQITASATESLYLAISTSLYHITNTIASDPGYLIINNFCNRFGNHVKEIPVYNEEHGYKLTPQLIRENIDMETKLIILIDPLNPIGATYTKEEIMEIAEIAKENNIIVLHDITYRDFAREHTLVAQYAPEHTITVYSFSKIFGMAGLRIGAVISTPDLMRPMRASVINDLGTNVLSQEAAIAGLKTKDQWIDEIKQTCFKNQELIKEAVDETPGTFLPVYPSDANMMVIDISQTGLDPVDLAAYLLDEKNIFVREGNYTSKLFGDRYIRVSYSIPTEEIMVFRNEFKDAVETLQKRQNIIPK, from the coding sequence ATGGTATTTAAAAAGAAAGAAAAAAAGGTGCCAAAAGGATTTAACTCAGTAAATGAATTCTTTGACTACCTATATAAAAAAGAAGATTTAATATGGATGGGACAAAACACAAATCACTTACAAAAAGTAGAAGCAATAGAAGATGCACTAATAGAAGCATCACATAAACGTGACTACTGTAAATATCCACCACCAGAAGGATTTCCAGAACTAAAACAATTAATTCTAGAAGATCTAGGACTTGATGAAAACATATTTGATGTACAAATAACAGCAAGTGCAACAGAATCATTATATCTTGCAATAAGCACATCACTATATCATATAACAAACACAATAGCATCAGATCCAGGATATCTAATTATAAACAATTTCTGTAACAGATTTGGAAACCATGTAAAAGAAATACCAGTATACAACGAAGAACACGGATATAAACTAACACCACAACTAATACGTGAAAACATTGACATGGAAACCAAACTAATCATACTAATTGATCCACTAAATCCAATAGGAGCAACATATACAAAAGAAGAAATCATGGAAATTGCAGAAATAGCAAAAGAAAACAACATTATAGTACTCCATGATATAACATATCGTGACTTTGCACGAGAACATACACTAGTTGCACAATATGCACCAGAACATACAATAACAGTATATAGTTTCTCAAAAATATTTGGTATGGCAGGACTAAGAATAGGAGCTGTAATAAGTACTCCAGATCTTATGCGTCCAATGCGTGCAAGTGTAATAAATGATCTTGGAACAAATGTATTATCACAAGAAGCAGCAATAGCAGGACTAAAAACCAAAGATCAGTGGATTGATGAAATTAAACAAACATGCTTTAAAAATCAGGAACTTATCAAAGAAGCAGTAGATGAAACACCAGGAACATTTTTACCTGTATATCCATCAGATGCAAACATGATGGTAATTGATATATCACAAACAGGTCTTGATCCAGTAGATTTAGCAGCATATTTACTTGATGAGAAAAACATATTTGTACGAGAAGGAAACTATACAAGTAAATTATTTGGAGATCGATATATACGTGTAAGTTATTCAATACCAACAGAGGAAATAATGGTATTTAGAAATGAATTTAAAGATGCTGTAGAAACACTACAAAAAAGACAAAATATAATACCAAAATAA
- a CDS encoding tRNA uridine(34) 5-carboxymethylaminomethyl modification radical SAM/GNAT enzyme Elp3 produces the protein MEEACRFIIEEAINKNITNKKDLEKLKIQTCRNMKLPGFMSNSKILQYAKDEELDQIRPLLMKKPTRTISGVAIVAIMCHPHKCPHGRCKYCPESSIAPPSYTGEEPAALRARMFKFDPYIQTFNRLYQLRNIGHSIDKVELIIMGGTFASRTLDYQEWFVTQALRAMNDFEKIVDTLPKNQREIEIVPPTDFKYISDVQKVNETSKVRCIGLTFETRPDYSKHQDVNRMLDFGVTRVELGVQTLYNHVYSQIDRGHRINDVIEANQILRDSAIKVAMHMMPGLTQSRSMDLRMFKRLFSEESFSPDMLKIYPCLITEGSEFYEMWKKGEYEPYTSDEAVDLIVDVKKILPKWVRTMRIQRDIPATLINAGVKKSNLGELVYNRLEEEDIQCQCIRCREVGHKKAHGIDVDYDNIELLRTDYKAVGGREIFLSYEDVSNDILIGFTRLRIPSQNAFRPEITPTTALIRELHVYGHMQNIGKTDDKLWQHHGYGTNLIKKAEEIAQDEYNKDKMSIISGIGVRDYYRKLGYEKDGPYMSKQLEL, from the coding sequence ATGGAAGAAGCCTGCAGATTCATAATAGAAGAAGCTATAAATAAAAATATAACAAACAAAAAAGATCTTGAAAAACTAAAAATACAAACATGTCGAAACATGAAGCTACCAGGATTTATGAGCAACTCAAAAATTCTACAATATGCAAAAGATGAAGAACTTGACCAAATACGACCGCTTCTCATGAAAAAACCAACACGAACAATATCAGGTGTAGCAATAGTTGCAATAATGTGTCATCCACATAAATGTCCACATGGAAGATGTAAATACTGTCCTGAAAGTAGCATAGCACCACCAAGTTATACAGGAGAAGAACCAGCAGCACTAAGAGCAAGAATGTTTAAATTTGATCCATACATACAAACATTCAACAGATTATATCAACTACGAAATATTGGTCATTCAATAGATAAAGTTGAACTAATCATTATGGGTGGAACATTTGCATCAAGAACACTAGACTACCAAGAATGGTTTGTAACACAAGCACTAAGAGCAATGAATGACTTTGAAAAAATAGTAGACACACTTCCAAAAAATCAACGTGAAATTGAGATAGTACCACCAACAGACTTCAAATACATAAGTGATGTTCAAAAAGTTAATGAAACAAGTAAAGTACGTTGTATAGGACTTACATTTGAAACAAGACCAGATTATTCAAAACATCAAGATGTTAACCGAATGCTTGATTTTGGAGTAACACGAGTAGAACTTGGAGTTCAAACACTATATAATCATGTATATAGTCAAATAGATAGAGGACATCGTATAAATGATGTAATTGAAGCAAACCAAATACTACGTGATAGTGCAATAAAAGTAGCTATGCATATGATGCCAGGATTAACACAATCACGAAGTATGGATCTACGTATGTTTAAAAGACTCTTTAGTGAAGAATCATTTTCACCTGATATGCTTAAAATCTATCCATGTCTTATAACAGAAGGCTCTGAATTCTATGAAATGTGGAAAAAAGGTGAATATGAACCATACACATCAGATGAAGCAGTTGATCTTATTGTAGATGTTAAAAAAATTCTTCCTAAATGGGTACGTACCATGCGTATACAACGTGATATACCAGCAACACTAATAAATGCGGGTGTTAAAAAATCAAACCTGGGAGAATTAGTATATAATCGCCTAGAAGAAGAAGATATTCAATGTCAATGTATAAGATGTCGTGAAGTAGGACATAAAAAAGCACATGGAATAGATGTAGACTATGATAATATTGAACTACTTAGAACAGATTATAAAGCTGTAGGTGGTCGTGAAATATTCTTATCATATGAGGATGTATCAAATGATATACTAATTGGATTTACACGGCTTCGTATACCATCACAGAATGCTTTTAGACCTGAAATAACACCAACCACAGCACTTATTCGTGAACTTCACGTATATGGGCATATGCAAAATATTGGAAAAACTGATGATAAATTATGGCAACATCATGGCTATGGTACAAATTTAATAAAAAAAGCTGAGGAAATTGCACAAGATGAATATAACAAAGATAAAATGAGTATTATAAGTGGAATTGGTGTACGTGACTATTATCGTAAACTCGGCTATGAAAAAGATGGACCTTACATGTCAAAACAACTAGAACTATAA
- a CDS encoding beta-ribofuranosylaminobenzene 5'-phosphate synthase, translating into MQIETSARLHLSLIDLNGSIGRVDGSIGLTLDKPSLKLECIENNTQTQIITNGLDDEYEKKILSSYMKMCDYLDIDTTYTFKINEAYPIHHGLGLGTQLSLSTASLLAHMNDVNLTNYELANIIGRGGTSGIGVYSFSEGGLIIDGGHKKTDKHSFLPSSASNVSPPPLIARYEIPDDWKIILVTPDINAGASGSNEVNIFQKYTPIKLDDVKTISYITLMKLMPAIVECDITSFGKAVNEIQKVGFKSIERKLQPPIIDTIINYMLDNGVAGAGMSSFGPTCFGITDTNTKTLKHDILDLLDGNANVTVTKGKNHGAKIKI; encoded by the coding sequence ATGCAAATTGAAACTTCTGCAAGATTACATTTATCATTAATAGATCTTAATGGATCAATAGGTCGAGTTGATGGATCAATAGGATTAACACTAGATAAGCCATCATTAAAACTTGAATGTATAGAAAATAATACACAGACACAAATAATAACAAATGGATTAGATGATGAATATGAAAAGAAAATACTATCATCTTATATGAAAATGTGTGATTATCTAGATATTGACACAACATACACATTTAAAATTAATGAAGCATACCCTATACATCATGGTCTAGGACTTGGAACACAATTATCACTATCAACAGCATCACTATTAGCACACATGAATGATGTAAATCTTACAAACTATGAACTTGCAAACATCATAGGACGTGGTGGAACAAGTGGAATTGGAGTATACTCATTTAGTGAAGGTGGACTGATAATTGATGGAGGACATAAAAAAACTGATAAACACTCATTTCTTCCATCATCAGCATCAAATGTATCACCACCACCACTAATAGCAAGATATGAAATACCAGATGATTGGAAAATAATACTAGTAACACCTGATATTAATGCTGGTGCAAGTGGATCAAATGAAGTTAATATATTTCAAAAATATACACCTATAAAACTTGATGATGTAAAAACAATATCATACATTACACTTATGAAACTAATGCCAGCAATAGTAGAATGTGATATAACATCATTTGGAAAAGCTGTAAATGAAATACAAAAGGTAGGATTTAAAAGTATAGAACGAAAACTACAACCACCAATAATAGATACAATTATAAACTATATGTTAGATAATGGTGTAGCAGGAGCTGGTATGAGTTCATTTGGACCTACATGTTTTGGAATAACTGATACAAATACAAAAACATTAAAACATGATATTTTAGATTTATTAGATGGTAATGCAAATGTAACAGTTACAAAAGGAAAAAATCATGGTGCAAAAATAAAAATATAG
- the hacB gene encoding homoaconitase small subunit has translation MENIEGKAWKFRDCIDTDVIIAGRYLRTFNPQDLADHVMEAEDPEFAQKVDKGDIIVGGWNFGCGSSREQAPVAIKAAGVSVIIAKSFARIFYRNAINIGLPVITADIEVDEGDILEVNITDGIIKNKTTNTEYEIQPLDPTMLEILECGGVVNQYIQEKGGK, from the coding sequence ATGGAAAATATAGAAGGAAAAGCATGGAAGTTTCGTGATTGCATAGATACAGATGTGATTATTGCAGGAAGATACCTAAGAACATTCAACCCACAAGACTTAGCAGATCATGTAATGGAAGCTGAAGATCCTGAATTTGCACAAAAAGTAGATAAAGGTGATATAATAGTTGGTGGATGGAATTTTGGATGTGGATCTTCACGTGAACAAGCACCAGTTGCAATAAAAGCTGCAGGAGTATCTGTTATAATAGCTAAATCATTTGCAAGAATCTTCTATCGTAATGCAATAAATATAGGACTTCCAGTAATAACAGCAGATATAGAAGTAGATGAAGGAGATATACTAGAAGTTAACATAACAGATGGAATAATAAAAAACAAGACAACCAACACAGAATATGAAATACAACCACTTGATCCTACAATGCTTGAAATCCTTGAATGTGGAGGAGTTGTAAATCAATACATACAAGAGAAAGGAGGAAAATAA
- a CDS encoding HVO_0476 family zinc finger protein, which translates to MTCPSCNSDDYEILKTKGKKNKELLVKCNDCEHTYWTPAPEEVHAVKVRVIISEFEKSWKTSVELFSDEYLEVGTLLYIDDKDVEVTSIENSEEKRVFECPVIDIKTIWAKSLDTQARIGLTIDNHGIVLSHKIEVERDFIFAIGDVGEVYGKKFRIYAFKTLERNMRKGYAYAKVIKRIYGRLLPNNDKSKVKYDLSEYVVKTTIKDKEKNKDNYFN; encoded by the coding sequence ATGACATGTCCATCATGCAACTCAGATGACTATGAAATACTAAAAACTAAAGGTAAGAAAAATAAAGAACTACTAGTAAAATGTAACGATTGTGAACACACCTATTGGACACCAGCACCAGAAGAAGTACATGCTGTTAAAGTACGTGTGATAATAAGTGAATTTGAAAAATCATGGAAGACAAGTGTAGAACTCTTCTCAGATGAATACCTGGAAGTTGGAACACTACTATATATTGATGATAAAGATGTAGAAGTAACATCAATTGAAAATAGTGAAGAAAAACGTGTATTTGAATGTCCAGTAATTGATATTAAAACTATATGGGCAAAATCACTAGATACTCAGGCAAGAATAGGACTAACAATAGATAATCATGGAATAGTATTATCACATAAAATAGAAGTAGAACGAGACTTTATCTTTGCAATAGGAGATGTAGGTGAAGTATATGGTAAAAAATTCCGTATCTATGCATTTAAGACACTTGAACGAAATATGCGTAAAGGATATGCATATGCAAAGGTAATAAAAAGAATCTATGGAAGATTACTTCCAAATAATGATAAATCAAAAGTAAAATATGACTTATCAGAATATGTTGTAAAAACCACAATAAAAGATAAAGAAAAAAATAAAGACAACTATTTCAACTAA
- a CDS encoding tRNA (N(6)-L-threonylcarbamoyladenosine(37)-C(2))-methylthiotransferase — MNKKIYLETHGCTFNKADTNIMTKILDEKGYIIVDNLKDADVIILNTCYVKLPTEQKMITQIRKIKENYPDKKLIIGGCMVEVDDVRLNKFAHDNCWIGPHKVDKVDEVVQKALNDEIVHEYGKTNLIKAGANTKTTDSLIHILQICEGCNGVCTFCCTRRARGHLVSYPIQNIVDEAQQAISNGAKELQVTAQDTACYGFDTGESFPELLRKLANLDGEYRIRVGMMHPKSLRENLDEIIEVFKQNPKIYNFIHLPIQTGSEKVLSEMNRLHTIDEYKYMLNKFKTEIPDLTFATDIIVGYPTETEEDFQETLELLDEIKPDIIHISKYMHRPTATSNTLKEIDHITMKDRSHRVNQMKDKVMYENNEKYVSKTYNVLVLAKGSSGGYVGYTDAYKNVIIPEDVKLGTFHNVKIVKPNRTYLLSELIE; from the coding sequence ATGAATAAAAAAATTTATTTAGAAACACATGGATGTACATTTAACAAAGCAGATACAAATATTATGACTAAAATCCTTGATGAAAAAGGATACATTATAGTAGATAATCTTAAGGATGCTGATGTTATAATATTAAACACTTGCTATGTAAAACTACCAACAGAACAAAAGATGATAACACAGATAAGAAAAATCAAGGAAAACTATCCTGATAAAAAACTTATTATTGGTGGATGTATGGTAGAAGTAGATGATGTACGTTTAAATAAATTTGCACATGATAACTGCTGGATAGGACCACATAAAGTAGATAAAGTAGATGAAGTAGTGCAAAAAGCATTAAATGATGAAATAGTACATGAATATGGTAAAACTAATCTTATAAAAGCAGGAGCTAATACAAAAACCACAGATTCATTAATACACATACTTCAAATATGTGAAGGATGTAATGGTGTATGTACATTCTGTTGTACTAGAAGAGCACGAGGACATCTGGTAAGTTATCCAATTCAAAATATAGTTGATGAAGCACAACAAGCAATAAGTAATGGAGCTAAAGAACTTCAAGTAACAGCACAAGATACAGCATGCTATGGTTTTGATACAGGTGAATCATTCCCAGAACTTCTAAGAAAACTTGCAAATCTTGATGGAGAATACCGAATACGTGTAGGAATGATGCATCCTAAAAGCTTACGTGAAAATCTAGATGAAATAATAGAAGTTTTCAAACAAAATCCTAAAATATACAACTTCATCCACTTACCTATTCAAACAGGAAGTGAAAAAGTACTAAGTGAGATGAACAGACTTCACACTATAGATGAATATAAATACATGCTAAATAAATTTAAAACAGAAATACCAGATTTAACCTTTGCAACAGATATAATCGTAGGATATCCAACAGAAACAGAAGAAGACTTCCAAGAAACACTAGAATTACTTGATGAAATAAAACCAGACATCATACATATATCAAAATACATGCACAGACCAACAGCTACATCAAACACACTTAAAGAAATAGATCACATAACAATGAAAGACAGATCACACAGAGTAAATCAAATGAAAGATAAGGTAATGTATGAAAATAATGAAAAATACGTATCAAAAACATATAATGTATTAGTACTAGCAAAAGGAAGTTCTGGTGGATATGTAGGATATACAGATGCATATAAAAATGTGATAATACCAGAAGATGTGAAACTAGGAACATTTCATAATGTAAAAATAGTAAAACCTAACCGGACATATCTGTTATCAGAACTAATAGAATAA
- a CDS encoding YrzE family protein produces MSYVVCQNCKRFVQVNPYAPLSFDKCTNCGHTLEFARSPTELQLLLHGIEMPEVSYKKICKVCKSENPREVGSCMYCGSTEFNLQYDPESVKKYNESMIEAQNMQLNNLKQTGDANIPSEYADQMNQNPNPNPQVIINTEVKLDKSRQFMFGIISVIMGFIDFIFFVTLGLFLIAGDNIPETTEALVPFITQNMTSLGIIVVVALLLAGLIPIFIMPKMSYKNSFKMSAIIGVVIGICTLFVGYDPLVCIISMLIAAILTGLGGVIGEYIIHKLTNTINSQ; encoded by the coding sequence ATGAGTTACGTAGTATGTCAAAATTGTAAACGTTTTGTTCAAGTAAACCCCTATGCACCATTATCATTTGATAAATGCACAAACTGTGGACATACATTAGAATTTGCACGATCACCAACAGAACTACAACTACTACTTCATGGAATAGAAATGCCTGAAGTATCATATAAGAAAATATGTAAAGTTTGTAAATCAGAAAATCCAAGAGAAGTAGGAAGTTGTATGTATTGTGGATCAACTGAGTTTAATTTACAATATGATCCTGAAAGTGTAAAAAAATACAATGAAAGTATGATAGAAGCACAAAACATGCAACTAAACAATCTAAAACAAACAGGTGATGCAAATATACCATCTGAATATGCAGATCAAATGAATCAAAACCCAAATCCTAACCCACAAGTTATAATAAATACAGAAGTGAAACTAGATAAATCTAGGCAATTCATGTTTGGAATAATAAGTGTAATAATGGGATTTATAGACTTTATATTCTTTGTAACACTAGGATTATTCTTAATAGCAGGGGATAATATACCAGAAACAACAGAAGCACTAGTACCATTTATAACACAAAATATGACATCTCTTGGTATAATAGTAGTAGTAGCACTACTTCTAGCAGGATTAATTCCAATATTTATCATGCCAAAGATGAGTTATAAAAATTCATTTAAAATGTCAGCAATAATAGGAGTAGTCATAGGAATATGTACACTATTTGTAGGATATGATCCACTAGTATGTATTATAAGTATGCTAATTGCAGCAATACTAACAGGACTTGGTGGTGTAATAGGTGAATATATTATACACAAACTTACAAATACAATAAATTCACAATAA